The Bernardetia litoralis DSM 6794 genome includes a window with the following:
- the gcvP gene encoding aminomethyl-transferring glycine dehydrogenase has protein sequence MKINIFNQTTFESRHNGNLDDSVNQMLNKVNASSTEQLISETVPADIRLKNPLDLPAALTESEFIHSLQKIASKNKVFRSFIGMGYYETLVPTVILRNILENPAWYTAYTPYQAEIAQGRLEALINFQTMIIDLTGMKIANASLLDEATAAAEAMRLLDATKPKSKKKAMKFFVSDKCHPQTLSLLVGRAVPLGIELEIGDITKLDVTDENLFGLLIQYPNTDGHIKNINSFIAAAKENNVSVAVASDLLALTMLTPPGEMGADVVFGSAQRLGVPMGYGGPHAAFFAINEKDKRFMPGRVIGISKDAEGNPAYRMALQTREQHIKRERATSNICTAQVLLSVMASMYCVYHGADGLKNIAHRIHGFAKITDKVLTKLGYEIVYSQYFDTIKINTTTEQANKIKELAEENEINLRYFDNGNIGISFGERSEYEDLETLSAIFAKAANKDSLKEEIQEFAQNIELSWEDTVIRKSDFMTHPVFSLYHTEHEMLRYMKRLENKDLSLVHSMISLGSCTMKLNATTEMIPVTWSEFGQIHPFAPLNQTEGYKELTDNLRTWLCEITGFDDVSLQPNSGAQGEYAGLMAIRGYHLAKGDTHRNVAIIPSSAHGTNPASAVLAGMKVVITKCDGNGNIDVTDLKAKVEKHKENLSCLMVTYPSTHGVFEESIIEICDIIHQNGGRVYMDGANMNAQVGLTSPANIGADVCHLNLHKTFCIPHGGGGPGVGPIGVVKDLAPYLPSHSVVEIRGEIKEGGASHPISAAPYGSASILLISYAYIAMMGGEGLKKATQRAILNANYLKSVLEEHYPILYVGKNGRCAHEFILDCREFKKTVGVEVVDIAKRLMDYGFHAPTVSFPVAGTLMIEPTESETKEELDRFAQAMIQIRKEIQEIEGGNFDTQNNLLKNAPHTAGRLLADTWNFPYSRQQAVYPLEWVKERKFWVSVSRIDDAFGDRNLVCSCIPIEEYEERELAEVK, from the coding sequence ATGAAAATCAATATCTTCAACCAAACCACTTTTGAGAGTCGCCATAACGGAAATCTTGATGATTCTGTTAATCAGATGCTCAATAAAGTAAATGCCTCTTCTACCGAACAGCTTATTTCTGAGACTGTTCCTGCTGATATTCGTCTCAAAAACCCTTTAGATTTACCTGCTGCACTGACAGAAAGTGAATTTATTCACAGTCTTCAAAAAATAGCTTCAAAAAATAAAGTATTTCGTTCTTTTATCGGAATGGGATATTACGAAACGCTTGTTCCAACTGTAATTTTAAGAAATATCTTAGAAAATCCAGCTTGGTACACAGCTTATACACCATATCAAGCAGAAATTGCACAAGGACGTTTGGAAGCTCTCATCAATTTTCAGACAATGATTATTGACCTTACAGGAATGAAAATTGCCAATGCCTCACTTTTGGATGAAGCAACAGCAGCAGCAGAAGCAATGCGTCTTTTGGATGCTACAAAGCCAAAATCTAAGAAAAAGGCAATGAAGTTTTTTGTTTCTGATAAATGTCATCCTCAAACACTTTCGCTTTTGGTAGGGCGTGCAGTGCCTTTAGGAATAGAATTAGAAATTGGAGATATTACAAAACTTGATGTTACTGATGAAAATTTATTTGGACTTTTGATTCAATATCCAAATACAGATGGTCATATCAAAAATATAAACTCATTTATTGCTGCTGCCAAAGAAAATAATGTTTCGGTTGCTGTTGCTTCTGACCTTTTAGCTCTTACTATGCTTACTCCTCCAGGGGAAATGGGTGCAGATGTAGTCTTTGGTTCGGCTCAACGTTTGGGTGTTCCGATGGGTTATGGTGGTCCTCATGCTGCATTTTTTGCAATTAATGAAAAAGACAAACGTTTTATGCCAGGTCGTGTAATTGGTATTTCTAAAGATGCTGAAGGAAACCCTGCTTATAGAATGGCTCTCCAAACTCGTGAGCAACACATCAAAAGAGAAAGAGCAACTTCAAATATTTGTACTGCACAAGTTCTGCTTTCTGTGATGGCAAGTATGTATTGCGTATATCACGGTGCAGATGGTTTAAAAAATATCGCACACAGAATACACGGTTTTGCCAAAATTACAGATAAAGTATTGACAAAATTAGGCTATGAAATAGTTTATAGTCAATATTTTGATACAATTAAGATAAATACAACAACCGAACAAGCTAATAAGATAAAAGAATTAGCAGAAGAAAATGAAATCAATCTTCGTTATTTTGATAATGGAAATATCGGTATTTCATTTGGTGAGCGTTCTGAATATGAAGATTTAGAAACACTTTCAGCTATTTTTGCTAAAGCAGCTAATAAAGATTCTTTGAAAGAAGAAATTCAAGAGTTTGCTCAAAATATAGAATTAAGTTGGGAAGATACTGTAATCAGAAAATCTGATTTTATGACACATCCTGTTTTTTCTCTGTATCACACCGAACACGAAATGTTGCGTTACATGAAGCGTTTGGAAAATAAAGATTTGTCTTTAGTTCATTCTATGATTTCTTTGGGTTCTTGTACCATGAAACTTAATGCAACAACAGAAATGATTCCTGTTACTTGGTCTGAGTTTGGACAAATCCATCCTTTTGCACCTCTTAATCAAACTGAAGGTTATAAAGAATTAACTGATAATTTGCGTACTTGGTTATGTGAAATTACTGGTTTTGATGATGTTTCTTTACAGCCGAACTCTGGCGCACAAGGCGAATATGCTGGTCTTATGGCAATTCGTGGTTATCATCTTGCAAAAGGAGATACACACAGAAATGTAGCTATTATTCCTTCTTCGGCTCACGGAACAAACCCAGCAAGTGCTGTTTTGGCAGGTATGAAGGTTGTCATTACAAAATGTGATGGTAATGGAAATATTGATGTAACAGACTTAAAGGCAAAAGTAGAAAAACACAAAGAAAATTTATCGTGTTTGATGGTAACTTATCCTTCTACACATGGAGTTTTTGAAGAATCAATTATCGAAATTTGTGATATTATTCATCAAAATGGTGGACGTGTTTATATGGATGGTGCAAACATGAATGCACAAGTTGGCTTGACTTCTCCTGCTAATATTGGTGCTGATGTTTGTCATTTGAATTTGCACAAAACATTTTGTATTCCTCACGGTGGTGGTGGTCCTGGAGTAGGTCCAATTGGAGTAGTGAAAGATTTAGCTCCTTATTTGCCTTCTCATTCAGTTGTGGAAATTCGTGGAGAAATTAAAGAAGGTGGAGCAAGTCATCCAATTTCGGCAGCTCCTTATGGAAGTGCTTCTATTTTGCTTATTTCGTATGCTTATATTGCTATGATGGGTGGCGAAGGACTAAAGAAAGCAACTCAAAGAGCTATTTTGAATGCTAATTATTTGAAATCTGTTTTGGAAGAACACTATCCAATTTTATATGTAGGCAAAAATGGGCGTTGCGCTCACGAGTTTATTTTGGATTGTAGAGAATTCAAAAAAACGGTTGGTGTTGAAGTAGTTGATATTGCAAAACGCTTAATGGATTATGGTTTTCATGCTCCAACGGTTTCTTTCCCAGTTGCAGGAACGCTTATGATTGAGCCAACAGAAAGCGAAACGAAAGAAGAACTAGACCGTTTTGCACAAGCAATGATTCAGATTCGTAAAGAGATTCAAGAAATTGAAGGTGGAAATTTTGATACACAAAATAATCTACTCAAGAATGCTCCTCACACAGCAGGACGACTTTTGGCTGATACATGGAATTTCCCTTATTCTCGTCAGCAAGCAGTTTATCCATTAGAATGGGTAAAAGAACGCAAGTTTTGGGTTTCAGTTAGTCGCATAGATGATGCATTCGGTGATAGAAATTTAGTTTGTAGTTGTATTCCTATTGAAGAATATGAAGAAAGAGAATTGGCAGAAGTGAAGTAA
- a CDS encoding transposase — MTSATDLYEHRYIAFFTATTLNWKYLLRPDKYKDLILKSLEFLVTKQRIELYGFVIMPNHIHLLWRIVPPYTKEEVQRDFLKYISQHIKKDLKVHHPDVLERFKVNLKDRKYQFWQQNPLTVYCYDDKMIAQKLDYIHANPIKEKWNLASTPESYYYSSASFYTDNKEDFSFLTSCWGE, encoded by the coding sequence ATGACCTCAGCTACTGACCTCTACGAACATAGGTATATTGCTTTCTTTACAGCTACGACACTAAATTGGAAATATCTGCTGCGACCTGATAAATACAAAGATTTGATTTTGAAAAGTTTGGAGTTTTTGGTAACCAAGCAACGGATAGAGCTATATGGATTTGTCATTATGCCAAATCATATTCATCTGCTTTGGCGTATTGTTCCTCCTTACACAAAAGAAGAAGTACAAAGAGATTTTCTCAAATATATCAGTCAGCATATAAAAAAAGATTTGAAGGTTCATCATCCTGATGTTTTGGAGCGTTTTAAAGTGAATTTGAAAGATAGAAAATATCAATTTTGGCAGCAAAACCCACTTACCGTTTACTGTTACGATGATAAAATGATAGCTCAAAAGCTAGATTATATTCATGCTAATCCGATTAAAGAGAAATGGAATCTTGCTTCTACACCAGAATCCTATTATTATTCTTCGGCTAGTTTTTATACAGATAATAAGGAGGATTTTAGTTTTCTTACTTCTTGTTGGGGAGAATAG
- a CDS encoding PAS domain S-box protein, which produces MKQHISVENFIPDEALLESYKEETFHYIDKVMEHFLLIYMGFSVIFAVFSQEFIQIYWVLPSAGAFLSYHLIKRFVMPQDARYILTAVLALMGILYLIQLKGAFYIHFVFFITLTVLIFYQNWRILVFYASLIGFYNIIFFLLYSAFGEEDIKKYFLNIENLDFQVAFFASLLGSAQLFITIFFAGYLKKQTDQDARNKIYLNEQLNFSGNLDFANQIAEGELNSEFKPAENDVMGEALLNMRNSLKTFVENERLNKWRSDGVAQISDILVSSESLSTLSQQVLNKVVSYLGAHQGIFYSLHKDSYKHEPYLKATATYAYDDIEKLDQKIMIGDGLVGQVAQSQSPIYLKNPPPHFFKIKSAIGEAPPQGLMLLPLQLREDLVGVLEIALLRPLSQHERSFLEEISSRIAATMIALRSQEENKRLLSESQENAEQIASQEEEMRQNVEELTSTQEELAKQMHETEHIKNEVTAQLEALNLSALLIQLDEKGRIISANERVTEAIRRDKDDLNGLKLSEMIDDEDNLQSWERVWAQVQLGEIGHLIFKNKRPDKSHSWIDLTIAPVRAKNKKVYKYIAIGHNITRQMKQDARLKRLLKETEEAREKATSASRQSKEQLRAIDNSVAMLEMDNTGKILQVNDNFLNIMGYEAKEDLIGKHHSDLVEKETTLTKDYLNLWKQLREGQTVEGAFKRKYSTGKIVWVRGSYTPTLNAKNELVKVTKLSYDVTESKEQQIELESLLEQMTAQEEEMRISMEYLQAAQEELDYKTGEFKDFHDFINDFNIIIDFDENGNILTVNNLFEQITGYEDDEVIGNSYFDYEESEENETFKHLWKETIEGDYTERIIKFKAKNNSIIFLKTFYIPIKDQNGNVNKITAVSDDITTQKEQEQLIQRNIQDLEAHQSQLEKREKFLESLLSILDQVPALVGRSTLGKSLEIIYINEYGEELIGYDANYIKENGFGGFIHKEDLPKLAQITKDKLAKGDNYSASFRVVTKDNKIKIVWEYAHKVDFNGQECIDFFIIDPSIISQNDI; this is translated from the coding sequence ATGAAACAACATATTAGTGTAGAAAATTTTATTCCTGATGAGGCTCTTTTAGAATCTTATAAAGAAGAAACCTTCCATTACATCGATAAAGTAATGGAACACTTTTTATTAATTTATATGGGTTTTAGTGTTATTTTTGCTGTTTTTTCGCAAGAATTTATACAAATTTATTGGGTTTTGCCTAGTGCAGGAGCTTTTTTGAGTTATCATTTGATTAAGCGTTTTGTGATGCCTCAAGACGCTCGTTATATCTTAACGGCTGTTTTAGCACTCATGGGAATTTTGTATTTAATACAATTAAAAGGAGCATTTTATATTCATTTTGTGTTCTTTATTACGCTAACCGTTTTGATTTTTTATCAAAATTGGCGTATTCTAGTTTTTTATGCTTCTCTAATTGGTTTTTATAATATTATTTTTTTCTTGCTTTATAGTGCTTTTGGAGAAGAAGATATTAAAAAATATTTTTTAAATATAGAAAATTTAGATTTTCAAGTTGCTTTTTTTGCTTCTCTTTTGGGGAGTGCACAGCTTTTCATTACTATATTTTTTGCAGGTTATCTCAAAAAACAAACAGACCAAGATGCACGAAATAAAATTTATCTCAACGAACAACTTAACTTTTCGGGTAATTTAGACTTTGCTAATCAGATTGCAGAAGGAGAACTCAACTCTGAATTTAAGCCTGCCGAGAATGATGTAATGGGAGAAGCTCTTCTTAATATGAGAAATAGTCTAAAAACTTTCGTAGAAAATGAAAGATTAAATAAATGGCGAAGCGATGGGGTAGCACAAATTAGCGATATTTTGGTTTCTAGTGAATCACTAAGCACACTTTCACAACAAGTTTTGAATAAAGTAGTTTCTTATTTGGGAGCGCATCAAGGTATTTTTTATTCTCTTCATAAAGATTCTTACAAACATGAACCCTATTTAAAAGCAACAGCAACATATGCGTATGATGATATTGAAAAACTAGACCAAAAAATAATGATTGGAGATGGGTTAGTTGGACAAGTTGCACAATCTCAAAGTCCAATTTATCTCAAAAATCCCCCTCCTCATTTTTTCAAAATAAAATCTGCCATTGGAGAAGCTCCACCACAGGGACTTATGCTCTTACCTCTTCAACTACGTGAAGATTTGGTGGGAGTTTTGGAAATTGCACTTTTACGTCCCCTTTCGCAACATGAACGTAGTTTTTTAGAAGAAATTTCTAGCCGTATTGCTGCTACTATGATTGCGCTTCGTTCTCAAGAAGAAAATAAGCGATTGTTGTCAGAATCTCAAGAAAATGCTGAACAAATTGCTTCACAAGAGGAAGAAATGCGCCAAAATGTGGAAGAACTTACCAGTACACAGGAAGAACTTGCTAAACAAATGCATGAAACAGAACATATCAAAAATGAAGTTACGGCACAGTTAGAAGCCCTAAACCTTTCAGCTTTGCTCATTCAACTTGATGAAAAAGGGCGAATTATTTCGGCTAACGAAAGAGTTACTGAAGCTATTCGTAGAGATAAAGATGATTTGAATGGTTTGAAATTATCAGAAATGATTGATGATGAAGATAATTTACAATCATGGGAAAGAGTTTGGGCGCAGGTTCAGCTTGGTGAAATTGGGCATTTAATATTCAAAAACAAACGCCCAGATAAAAGCCATTCTTGGATTGACCTAACTATTGCACCTGTAAGAGCTAAAAATAAGAAAGTTTATAAATATATTGCCATCGGACATAATATTACTCGTCAGATGAAACAAGATGCTAGACTCAAACGATTGTTGAAAGAAACAGAAGAAGCAAGAGAAAAAGCAACATCAGCAAGTCGTCAGAGTAAAGAACAGTTGAGAGCCATTGATAACTCAGTAGCGATGTTAGAAATGGATAATACAGGAAAAATACTTCAAGTCAATGATAACTTCTTGAATATTATGGGATATGAAGCTAAAGAAGATTTAATAGGAAAACACCATTCAGATTTGGTAGAAAAAGAAACTACTTTGACAAAAGATTATTTGAATCTATGGAAACAATTAAGAGAAGGACAAACAGTAGAAGGAGCTTTCAAACGAAAATATAGTACAGGAAAAATAGTTTGGGTGCGAGGAAGTTATACACCAACTCTTAATGCAAAAAATGAACTTGTAAAAGTTACTAAGCTAAGTTATGATGTAACTGAATCCAAAGAACAGCAAATTGAACTTGAAAGTTTGTTGGAACAAATGACAGCACAAGAAGAAGAAATGCGTATTAGCATGGAATATTTGCAGGCAGCACAAGAAGAACTAGATTATAAAACGGGAGAATTTAAAGATTTTCACGATTTTATCAATGACTTTAATATTATAATTGATTTTGATGAAAATGGAAATATTCTGACTGTAAATAATTTATTTGAACAAATAACTGGTTATGAGGATGATGAAGTTATTGGAAATAGCTATTTTGATTATGAAGAGTCAGAAGAAAATGAAACCTTCAAACATCTATGGAAGGAAACTATAGAAGGTGATTATACAGAAAGAATTATAAAATTTAAAGCAAAAAACAACTCTATTATTTTTCTCAAAACATTTTATATTCCTATAAAAGACCAAAATGGAAATGTAAACAAAATTACAGCAGTAAGTGATGATATAACCACCCAAAAAGAACAAGAACAATTAATACAAAGGAATATACAGGATTTAGAAGCACATCAATCACAATTAGAAAAAAGAGAAAAATTCTTAGAATCTTTACTTAGTATTCTAGACCAAGTTCCTGCTTTAGTGGGGCGTTCTACTTTAGGAAAATCTTTAGAAATTATTTATATTAATGAGTATGGTGAGGAATTAATTGGTTATGATGCAAATTATATCAAAGAAAATGGTTTTGGAGGATTTATTCATAAAGAAGATTTACCAAAACTAGCTCAAATCACAAAAGATAAATTAGCAAAAGGAGATAATTACTCAGCTTCTTTTAGAGTGGTGACCAAAGATAACAAAATAAAAATTGTTTGGGAATATGCTCATAAAGTAGATTTTAATGGGCAAGAATGTATAGATTTCTTTATCATTGACCCAAGTATTATTTCTCAAAATGATATTTAA
- a CDS encoding PepSY-associated TM helix domain-containing protein, which produces MFFKQLPSRLHHILFHTHTVSGIVISFALFIIFYAGAFALFKEEVFQWQEPAARHITTSEYNFDKSIEVLKKEYPDIVWTNRLFFAAPSSAIPFIQFVGSYKKKEEKQKRIWVYINPENYQVIKKRTTLSETIYDLHFFDQIPVLGRYLAGFVSIFFLFATLTGVLIHWKNTVRKFYDFSIRESAKQIWKNAHTVLGLLGVPFYIMYAVTGSVLTLSLLLLLPSGLVMYDGDTDKLLKGLRPQLSIQVDTQNVDSTSIGSIQECYQKFQKSIGNQELHYLIVKDYGKKDATVFFNVDDHKTLTGDGSILYSLQTGEELLNLLPENKKYQHQVLPAINKLHYATYGGFGLKIIYFIFAILTCFMILSGVLLWQKARDNNNYTLAQRKFHHKTTLIYLAVCLSLFPAITVIFLANKFVPIDLLGREIYVNSIFFGSWLVLIIIGVFKNKYSKINLLFLQIGGFLSILIPITNGFLTEDWIWNTFANNEFYVFSVDVFWLITGITALLIVKFQKVVE; this is translated from the coding sequence ATGTTTTTCAAACAATTACCTTCTCGTCTTCACCATATTTTATTTCATACACATACTGTTTCAGGTATTGTGATTAGTTTCGCACTATTTATTATATTTTATGCTGGGGCTTTTGCTCTTTTTAAAGAAGAGGTATTTCAATGGCAAGAACCTGCTGCAAGACATATAACCACTTCAGAATATAATTTTGATAAATCAATAGAAGTATTAAAAAAAGAATATCCTGATATTGTATGGACAAATAGACTTTTCTTTGCTGCTCCTTCTTCTGCTATTCCATTCATTCAGTTTGTGGGTTCTTATAAAAAGAAAGAAGAAAAACAAAAAAGAATTTGGGTATATATCAACCCTGAAAATTATCAAGTGATAAAGAAAAGAACAACACTTTCAGAAACAATCTATGATCTTCATTTTTTTGACCAAATTCCAGTACTTGGAAGATATTTAGCTGGTTTTGTTTCTATCTTTTTCTTATTTGCAACCCTAACAGGTGTTTTGATTCATTGGAAAAATACAGTCAGAAAGTTTTATGACTTTTCTATTAGAGAGAGTGCAAAACAAATTTGGAAAAATGCACATACTGTTTTGGGACTTTTGGGAGTTCCATTTTACATCATGTATGCAGTAACAGGCTCTGTATTAACTCTTTCTCTTTTGCTTTTATTGCCTAGTGGTTTGGTGATGTATGACGGAGATACAGACAAGCTATTAAAAGGTTTACGTCCTCAATTGAGCATCCAAGTAGATACTCAAAATGTAGATAGTACTTCAATAGGTTCGATTCAAGAATGTTATCAAAAATTTCAAAAATCAATAGGAAATCAAGAATTACATTATTTGATAGTTAAAGATTATGGAAAAAAGGATGCAACAGTCTTCTTTAATGTAGATGACCACAAAACACTTACAGGAGATGGGAGTATTCTTTATAGTTTACAGACAGGAGAAGAATTATTAAATTTACTTCCAGAAAATAAGAAATATCAACATCAAGTTTTGCCTGCAATTAATAAGTTACATTATGCTACATATGGTGGTTTTGGACTCAAAATTATCTATTTTATATTTGCAATACTAACTTGTTTTATGATTTTGAGTGGTGTCCTTTTGTGGCAAAAAGCTAGAGATAATAATAATTATACACTCGCTCAAAGAAAGTTTCATCATAAAACAACACTTATTTATTTGGCAGTTTGTCTTAGTTTATTTCCTGCAATAACAGTTATTTTTTTAGCAAATAAATTTGTTCCTATAGATTTATTAGGACGAGAAATATATGTAAACAGTATCTTTTTTGGAAGCTGGCTAGTATTGATTATAATAGGAGTTTTTAAAAATAAATACAGTAAAATAAATCTTCTTTTTTTACAAATTGGAGGCTTTTTATCAATTCTAATTCCTATCACAAATGGATTTTTGACAGAAGATTGGATATGGAATACCTTTGCAAATAATGAGTTTTATGTCTTTAGTGTAGATGTTTTTTGGCTTATCACTGGAATTACAGCATTATTAATTGTAAAGTTTCAGAAAGTTGTCGAATAG